The DNA segment GTTGGAGATAAAGATTTTTCTGCAATTGAAATCATCAAAGAATACGGAGAAATACCTATAATTACTTGTTACCCTAGTCAACTTAATCAAGTATTTATGAATATTCTCAGTAATGCAATTGATGCTTTGAATGATACACAAGTGAGTAATCAAAGCATTACCAATCCTACAATTCGTATTTGCACTGAACTAGCAAACTCAAATATGCTCAAGATTAAGTTTGCTGATAACGGTCATGGTATGACAGCATCTGTGCGACAAAAAATATTTGACCCATTTTTTACCACCAAACCAGTAGGTAGTGGTACAGGGTTGGGTTTATCAATCAGTTATCAGATTGTTGTGGATAAACATCAGGGTAAGTTAACCTGTAATTCTGAACTGGGACAGGGTACTGAGTTTGTAATTCAAATACCAATAGGATAGTTTTGAAGTAAGCAACGGCGTTTAGCAATTGCTTAATATCAACCCACTTCTACTTCCGCACTTTCAGCTATCTCGGAATTATTTGCAGATGAAAGCCTTTTTCCCCGCAATTCTTTTCGGATATATTGATAGGTGGATGGATTTAATGGCATCATAACTTCTGCAATACGTTCCCAGCCAGAGGTCGGATTTTTAACTCCCATGTCTTGTATGAGTTGTTCTAGGTGATGAAAGTTAAACGGGGATGTACATCCCCCACTACCTCCAGCAGGGGGCCACTTAGTTTGTCGCCAGTAAATTTCTGCTTCCATATCCTGAATCATTTCGGCGTTTGAAGGTAATAGCAAATTGCCTTTGACATACTCTGCTAACCACCATGATCCAATTTCAGACGTTAATTGGCTAAAGAAACTGGAGTTGTAGCCGACAAAGCCTAGCTGAGGAATATCAGGGTGGATCAGATTGCGGTATAAGTGGAAATAGCCTTGGTCATCAATCAGCATCTGACGATATTTTTCTGGGAGAAAGGGGACATCTTGGCGAAATCCTGTCCCAAAGATCACGACATCTGCGTGTAACTGTTGACCATTTTCTAATTCTACTCCGTCACTGTTAAACCGAGCGATCGCTGTCTTTTTAGCCTTGAGTTTTCCAGAGGCTAAATACTTGTAAAAATTTGTGGGCGCGACCGCACTAGAACAGTTCACCGATTCATATAGAGGTTTGTCAGGTAACATTCCACAAGTATCAAGGCCGAACTGTAAGCGCACGAGAATCTCGTTCAATTTCCAGAAAGCCCATACTAGCGGCTTTCCTATAGTATGTAGCGCCCACTCTATCCCTTGCAGGTGTCGGTAAGGAAAGCAAGCTTCTGCAAAACGAGTTAACAGAACATACTTAATGTTGACTAGACCTAGCAAATATTTCGGCATCTTCCATAAGGAATGACGAAAGAGCAAAGTACATTCTTTAACTTGAGGGACAATATGGGTAGCTATATCAGTTGCAGATCGACCAAAGCCCACAACGATGATCCGCTTACCCTCCACCTGGGAACTATCGTTTAATTCGGTGGAATGTAGCACCTCACCTCCAGATGCTATAAACTCATCCTGTCCTGCTAACAATGGCATCTTAGGGATATTAAAAATCCCGTTACACACGAGGACAAAATCAAACTCGTATTTATTCTGTGTGTTCTGATCATTGGACTGAATGCTAACTATCCATCCTGGCTGTACTCCAGTCTTTCTCTCAACCTGAATAACTTCTGTTTGAAATTGAATTTTTTCGACAATGCCGAAGTCCTGTGCATAGGACTTCAAGTAATTCTGCATCTGTTCAGCATTAGGCCACTCTGGATAAGATGCAGGCATAGGATAATCTGTGAACGCATAAGTATCACGAGGGTTTTGGGTGGTTAGACCTACATAAGTTCGAGAACTTTCCCACACACCACCCAGTCCCTTCTGCTTCTCGAACACGGTGACTTCGTAGCCTTCTTCCATTAATGTCTTAGCTGCTACTAGACCACTAATCCCGGCACCAATAATGCAAATATGGTGAATTTTTGTATTCATTTTATCGAGAGGTTGATGAGGCTAATCTTAGCAGAGATACTTGGCTTGATAGCTGATTTTGCAAGAACTCTTGTAATGGCTGAATGTGTAAATTTTCTAACCATTCGCTAGCTATATCTTCAATGACGTGATGTTCACAAATTAGGGTGGAACCAGAGAAGCGACGAATAATTGGGTGGAGACTAGGGCTTTGGGCGGCATTTGCAACATCGTCTTTGTGGACACGCTCGATAGCAAACGGATCTGGACTTTGATTGATGATATCTAGCCCAAATTCTAAAGTAATTATGTAGTAGTGTTCATGCTTACCTAAATCACTATCATGTACATAGTCAATCGGTAAGTCTTCATAGTATCTTGCTACCCTGCCCTCACCAGTAATGATAATTAAGTCACAGAGGAAACCAGTTTGCTGCCATAAGCCAGAACTGATATTTATCCGTCTAATGATAGAATTCGTTAATTTTTCTGGCGTTGAATCAACTACTTGAAACGGCAACTGTTGATTATAGTACTTACTTTCTAAAATTTGATGCAAAGCTCGGATGTTGTAACGAAATCCATGAATGAATCCAGATTGCTTCTTCTTGAAATCGCGCATATGCATCAGCACCCCAGCAAAATATAAGTGTTTTATGTTCGTTGACTCCCACTCACTGGTTTGATTTGGAAAGCGATTATTGATAGTTAACTCAGGTTGGCATGATTCGTCAAAAATAGAATCATCAAAACTAAATCCAGTACAAGCGATTACACGATCATAAACTAGGTCTTCTTCTTCACCGTATGCGTGTGTGTAAGCAACAGAAACTATGAATTTATCATTCTTTAGCTCTATCTTTTTGATAGTTGCGTCCAAAAGCAGATTTTGTGATTTCAACTGATACGTATCTAAAATATTGTTGTTGATTGCCCGCAAATGACCTACATATTTAGTCTTCCATGCTAGTGATACTGGATTGGGACTAGCTATGTGAATTAATGCTGCTGTGCCAATTATATTATCAGCAATTTCAAACCCAGAGTTACCTTTGCCAATGATCAATACTTTTTGATTAGCGAATCCTTCTGGCTCTATCGATACATCAGTGTATTTTTCTACCAACTCAATTCCAGGAATTTCGGGAATATATAGTTTAGAGAAACCTGTAGCGACAATTAGACGGTCTGCCAAATAAATATTGCCGTTGCTATCTGTAACCATGAATTTGTTACTTTTCGCAATTTTGACAATTCGGCAATTATATTTGATTTTCAGGTTAAAGTAGCTGGCAAAATCACTAAGATACCTGACAAGATCATCTGTATGAGGAAAATATTGCCTGCTATAATTCTTGAATTTCATTTCTTCACTATCACTCAGTAGTGAATTCCAATCCCATCTGAGATTAATTTCTGGGTCTTCATAACCCGTATAAACCTTATTAATTGAAATTAATTTCTTATGTCTAGGGAAACTAGTAAAGTAATTACCAGGAATATCAGCCGCTTCTAATATGAGATAATTAGAATTGGATTTCTCCAGAAAATAACCTAGCTGTAAACCAGCCGGACCAGCGCCAATAATCAAGTATTCAATATCTGTTGCGATTTTCATGACTTTACCTCTTCACTGGGGTTTATATTTGACGAAAATCAATGTTTTCAATTAGCGGTTAAAACTTGGCGCTTTGTAGATTTTTGAGCCTGAATCAAAAGATCATTGGTAAAGGTGGTAAAAATATCAAATGCTTTTTCAACAAGTTCATAAGCTGCTTGTAAATTTTCTTCTGGCACTTGAATATTTTGCATTAAATCTTCTGTTCCAGGTGAGCGCATTGTATGCCCAGTTTCTACACTTAAATGAAGATCCCCAAAGTAAAGAAGTTTTTTCTCCGTAGTTTTTTGAATTTGCTTACCAATTTCACAGGCTATTACAAGCATCACATTTCCCGTTGCTTCGATAATTTCAAGTAATATCAATTTCTCAACTAAATTAGCTTGAAAAGTATATCCAGAAAGTTGATATATCAATTTACGAGACATTTCTGTTTCATTTCCCCAAACAAATTTTAATGCATCCGTAAATTGTATTGGTTGGTCAATCCCTAAAGTTTTACAATCTTCTAAAAACCATACCCAGTGATGATCATCTTCATAAGTATGATTGTTAATGATTAACTGAATTGGCTCGTTGCTTTGTTCGTCTCTCAGAACATATTTGTTCAAATCTGCAAAACACATAATGAAAGGAATCGCGTAAGGTACCCAAGCAAGCCTTTCTCTGGGTTCAATATTTTGATCCTTCATGAATTCAAAGAACGGTAATCGTGCAAATTCCTGGTTTTTTTCTTCAATGAATGCAACTATGTCTCTCATGATGAAATATTCCTCGTTCAATAAATTATGTTCTAAGAAATTAACTCTTGCGCCATAAAGTATCGATAAATTTATATGTTTTTTGCATAAGTATGTCCATTTCATCATCAGTTCAGAAAATTTAGTTCTGCAAACTAAATAATTTTGACCTTAATAAAATGAATAACTAATGCAAATTCATCTACCAATTCAGATACCTTAGGATGATGAAGTAATTGAGTTAATGCTGATTTTTAGCCTGAGTTATAGTTATTGCTTGTTGACAAGGTGTCTTTAATTATTTCCTCAGTTATTTATGCTGTTAGCAAATTATGCCTGCACTGCGGGGAGTTAAACTTGAAGCTTTGAGTAATTTTCAAACCCGAAACTTATGTTCTTATTCTTTTACTTTTTATTCAAAATAATAACCGTAATTGTCTGGAATTTTTATTTTTATTTTTTTTTGAACAAAAATACTTTTTTTTTTAAAATCCGTAAGAATACATAAAAATAAATAGCAATATCATATTTCTAAGTTAAATTCAAGCTTAACTTTATACATAAACATTCTGACTTAAGATCCAAAGGCTAATTTCCCCTTCGTGATAAAAAGTATTTTTTTCTACTTTTCTTACTTACGAACAACAAAAATAAAAGTTTTCTCAATTAAAACTGCATTTATATCTATAAATACATCTAATAATAAATAGCTTATTCGTAGAAATTTCATATAATCTTTAAAGAAATAGTAAATATAATTCAAATTGGGGATGACAAAGCAAATATTTTAACATAGCTGGCTGTTGTGCAACTGAATAAATCATCGTCTAGCGATTCTGTGCTGCTGCGTGGCAGTTATTGGAACAACAAGGCCAGGAATTGCCCTTCTGCTCTTCGCTTCAACAACAAGCGCGCAAATCTAACCACAATATTGGCTTTCGGTTGGTGTGCGTGGTTGCGTAAGCGCTCCCAAAGGTCAGAACTGATAAATGGGAATTTATCGGGCGTACAATCGCGAGGAAGTCCAGACCTGTTTCAGCGAGGAAGGCGACGACCTCCGAATATAAAACTGAGTCGGATAGCTTGGTAGGTTGCAAAACCGAAGACTTGTCCGACTCAACCAATTTCACCATAATTCGATAGGTTCGCTTGAGGCTTTGCGAATTAGACTTATATTCAGTAGGTTGGGTTGTTCGCGTCAGCGTTGCGGAGCAATGGAAAGAAACCCAACAAATGTTGTAGGTGTAGCGCGGCTAAGTCACTTGACATTTGGGCTTCTACCTTAACTTGACACCTATCTTATGGTGAGGACAGCTCATAATTATGCAAGTTAAATGCCGATTCGCTTAGGCGATGTGCGCTGAATTATTTACAATCCTTCATAATGTAATTGATAAGTAAAGTTTATTGTATTTTGAGTTCAACAGTTACTAGCGACTGTTAGTCTATTAATTATGTGAGCAGTTAAGCAATACTTGGTCTGTCACAAATGCTTATACAGCTTCACAAGCGGAGAAATTTCTCTCAGTTCATAATGATTGGTTAACTATTGAGAAATCTGCCACAAACCTATATTCACCAACTACACAAATT comes from the Nodularia sp. NIES-3585 genome and includes:
- a CDS encoding NAD(P)/FAD-dependent oxidoreductase, with the protein product MNTKIHHICIIGAGISGLVAAKTLMEEGYEVTVFEKQKGLGGVWESSRTYVGLTTQNPRDTYAFTDYPMPASYPEWPNAEQMQNYLKSYAQDFGIVEKIQFQTEVIQVERKTGVQPGWIVSIQSNDQNTQNKYEFDFVLVCNGIFNIPKMPLLAGQDEFIASGGEVLHSTELNDSSQVEGKRIIVVGFGRSATDIATHIVPQVKECTLLFRHSLWKMPKYLLGLVNIKYVLLTRFAEACFPYRHLQGIEWALHTIGKPLVWAFWKLNEILVRLQFGLDTCGMLPDKPLYESVNCSSAVAPTNFYKYLASGKLKAKKTAIARFNSDGVELENGQQLHADVVIFGTGFRQDVPFLPEKYRQMLIDDQGYFHLYRNLIHPDIPQLGFVGYNSSFFSQLTSEIGSWWLAEYVKGNLLLPSNAEMIQDMEAEIYWRQTKWPPAGGSGGCTSPFNFHHLEQLIQDMGVKNPTSGWERIAEVMMPLNPSTYQYIRKELRGKRLSSANNSEIAESAEVEVG
- a CDS encoding NAD(P)-binding domain-containing protein, giving the protein MKIATDIEYLIIGAGPAGLQLGYFLEKSNSNYLILEAADIPGNYFTSFPRHKKLISINKVYTGYEDPEINLRWDWNSLLSDSEEMKFKNYSRQYFPHTDDLVRYLSDFASYFNLKIKYNCRIVKIAKSNKFMVTDSNGNIYLADRLIVATGFSKLYIPEIPGIELVEKYTDVSIEPEGFANQKVLIIGKGNSGFEIADNIIGTAALIHIASPNPVSLAWKTKYVGHLRAINNNILDTYQLKSQNLLLDATIKKIELKNDKFIVSVAYTHAYGEEEDLVYDRVIACTGFSFDDSIFDESCQPELTINNRFPNQTSEWESTNIKHLYFAGVLMHMRDFKKKQSGFIHGFRYNIRALHQILESKYYNQQLPFQVVDSTPEKLTNSIIRRINISSGLWQQTGFLCDLIIITGEGRVARYYEDLPIDYVHDSDLGKHEHYYIITLEFGLDIINQSPDPFAIERVHKDDVANAAQSPSLHPIIRRFSGSTLICEHHVIEDIASEWLENLHIQPLQEFLQNQLSSQVSLLRLASSTSR